Proteins from a genomic interval of Actinoalloteichus hymeniacidonis:
- a CDS encoding ABC transporter substrate-binding protein produces MTSTSQPPARRRGVGVTCGLLSIALVAAGCGGGAGDDGRVELTYTFWGNTDRGELTTEAIELFEEQHPNISVAITFADFESYWQKLATESAGGNPPDVVQMDYTYLREYADRGVLLDLDPLVGEQINTDDLISGLDQAGRVDGGYYAIPIGTNVMSFQYDAAIWAEAGAATPEAGWTWDDYAEAIGTVTEANDQEPWGGIDMGEHLHLFDAWLRQQGKQAYAEDGRLGFTEEDLVAFWDLNEQWRDAEIVIPFSQIDQAVTATSLAVGDTASEFAWDNYLPSTENTNGNELSLAPMPTDTDELGLYAKPSMLMSVTARSDHPEEAAQLVDFMINDPGAGRIFGANRGLPATTGQREAAELDDVNARIEEFETGIEDRLGDTPAPPPPGGASVERLMQRINEEVAYDRTSVEEAAARFMAESEQILAEAA; encoded by the coding sequence GTGACGTCGACTTCACAGCCACCCGCCCGCCGCCGAGGAGTGGGGGTGACCTGCGGGCTACTCAGCATCGCGTTGGTCGCGGCCGGATGCGGAGGCGGGGCGGGCGACGATGGCCGCGTCGAGCTGACCTACACCTTCTGGGGAAACACCGATCGCGGGGAGCTCACCACCGAGGCGATCGAGTTATTCGAGGAACAGCACCCGAACATCTCCGTCGCCATCACCTTCGCGGATTTCGAGAGCTACTGGCAGAAACTCGCTACCGAATCGGCGGGCGGAAATCCACCCGACGTCGTGCAGATGGACTACACCTACCTACGCGAGTACGCCGATCGCGGCGTGCTGCTCGATCTCGATCCGCTGGTCGGGGAGCAGATCAACACCGACGACCTCATCAGCGGCCTCGATCAGGCGGGCAGGGTCGACGGCGGCTATTACGCCATTCCCATCGGAACCAACGTGATGTCGTTCCAGTACGACGCCGCGATCTGGGCGGAGGCGGGCGCCGCGACTCCCGAGGCGGGCTGGACCTGGGACGACTACGCGGAGGCCATCGGCACCGTGACCGAGGCCAACGATCAGGAGCCGTGGGGCGGCATCGACATGGGCGAGCATCTGCATCTGTTCGACGCGTGGCTGCGACAGCAGGGCAAGCAGGCCTACGCCGAGGACGGTCGACTCGGGTTCACCGAGGAGGACCTCGTCGCGTTCTGGGACCTCAACGAGCAATGGCGCGACGCCGAGATCGTCATCCCGTTCAGTCAGATCGACCAGGCCGTCACCGCCACCTCGCTGGCTGTCGGCGACACCGCCTCGGAGTTCGCCTGGGACAACTATCTGCCCAGCACCGAGAACACCAACGGCAACGAGCTGTCCCTGGCACCGATGCCCACCGACACCGATGAACTCGGGCTGTACGCCAAGCCGTCCATGCTGATGAGTGTGACCGCCCGCAGCGATCATCCGGAGGAGGCCGCACAGCTCGTCGACTTCATGATCAACGATCCGGGGGCCGGTCGGATCTTCGGCGCCAACCGAGGCCTGCCCGCCACCACGGGTCAGCGGGAGGCGGCCGAGCTGGACGACGTGAATGCACGCATCGAGGAGTTCGAGACCGGCATCGAGGACCGGTTGGGCGACACACCGGCCCCGCCGCCCCCGGGAGGGGCCAGCGTCGAACGGCTGATGCAGCGGATCAACGAGGAGGTCGCCTACGACCGAACCTCCGTCGAGGAGGCCGCCGCCCGGTTCATGGCCGAGTCCGAACAGATCCTGGCCGAGGCCGCCTGA
- a CDS encoding pentapeptide repeat-containing protein has translation MSWWVVGLCSVVVLSVGIGLGGWQWQRAETLTGNDRVTAQNEAVRTGLTAAGGVGAVFALLLAVRRQRSTEAVAEENRFDAAERRVTELQLKAVEQLGSEKAPVRLGALQALDRLGDGNPEHRQTVIDLLCSYLRMPFREPGSMPENPTAEQLADDEERAQERVVRLTAQRLLADRLRAADGSAATAMVNPRHWPGRFDLDLNRANLINFDFVGCVLHQADFSNAVFTGNARFDDAVFAGEAWFTKARFTSNAVFVETAFVGAVTFDKASFDGGSRFDRVLCTVTSCKEAWARTDDGRAHSWPPGWVMGTQGRRAGREGMWTRLHKAEQETGEEAGTPATSVAVRRHGDRRRRD, from the coding sequence TTGTCGTGGTGGGTCGTCGGTCTGTGTTCTGTGGTCGTGCTGTCGGTGGGGATCGGGCTCGGCGGCTGGCAATGGCAGCGCGCCGAGACTCTCACCGGCAACGATCGCGTCACCGCCCAGAACGAGGCCGTGCGCACCGGGCTGACGGCGGCGGGCGGCGTAGGGGCCGTGTTCGCCCTGCTGTTGGCGGTCCGGCGGCAACGCTCCACCGAGGCGGTCGCCGAGGAGAATCGGTTCGATGCCGCCGAGCGTCGCGTGACCGAACTACAACTCAAAGCCGTCGAACAGCTCGGCTCGGAAAAGGCACCGGTGCGATTGGGGGCGCTCCAAGCTCTCGACCGGCTCGGCGATGGGAATCCCGAACACCGGCAAACCGTGATCGACCTACTGTGCTCCTACCTTCGGATGCCGTTTCGGGAACCCGGTTCGATGCCGGAGAACCCCACAGCCGAACAGCTCGCCGACGACGAGGAACGCGCGCAGGAACGCGTGGTCCGGTTGACCGCGCAACGACTGCTCGCCGACCGGCTGCGAGCGGCCGATGGCTCGGCCGCCACCGCGATGGTGAATCCCCGGCACTGGCCGGGCAGGTTCGATCTCGATCTGAACCGAGCCAATCTGATCAACTTCGACTTCGTCGGTTGTGTTCTACATCAGGCGGATTTCTCCAATGCCGTCTTCACCGGCAATGCCCGGTTCGACGATGCGGTCTTCGCGGGCGAGGCGTGGTTCACCAAGGCGCGGTTCACCAGCAACGCCGTCTTCGTCGAAACCGCCTTCGTAGGCGCCGTGACCTTCGACAAGGCCTCTTTCGACGGCGGCAGCCGGTTCGATCGAGTGCTGTGCACCGTCACCTCGTGTAAGGAGGCCTGGGCCCGAACCGACGACGGACGCGCCCACAGCTGGCCGCCCGGCTGGGTGATGGGCACCCAGGGTAGACGAGCCGGCCGAGAAGGAATGTGGACCCGGTTGCACAAAGCGGAGCAGGAGACCGGCGAGGAAGCGGGTACGCCCGCGACCTCGGTCGCGGTGCGACGGCATGGTGATCGTCGGCGTCGGGACTGA
- a CDS encoding glycoside hydrolase family 27 protein translates to MGTPPENDPAGEPDSSTARRGRSASTPPMGWNSWDCYGGSVREAEVLANARYLRDHLLPHGWDHVVVDIQWYEPTADTAGYHEGAVLDLDANGRPMPSVNRFPSAADGAGFAPLAARIHEMGLRFGLHILRGIPRQAVAQRLPILGTDWTAADVADHDHVCPWNPDNLGLDHEHPGAQAYYDSLLARFAEWGVDYVKADDMLAPYHAAEIAAFSRAIEASGRPMVLSLSPGTDLGLEHLDHLVQHSDVWRISDDLWDRWPLVYDQFERMARWAPHAGQGRWPDADMLPLGRIGIRAHGGDDRRSRLTRDEQRSLMALWAMARSPLMFGGDLPSNDDWTLGLLTNDALLAITKDSVDNRQHRREGELVVWTASSGDGRIRYVAQFNLGDVPADSTVQAAELGTDADDLVVDILGSGTPVRLGVSRRTPLPPHGCVLWAISSS, encoded by the coding sequence ATGGGCACACCACCGGAGAACGATCCGGCAGGCGAACCGGACTCCAGCACAGCCCGGCGGGGTCGATCGGCCTCGACCCCGCCGATGGGGTGGAACAGCTGGGACTGTTACGGCGGGTCGGTCCGGGAGGCGGAGGTGCTCGCCAACGCCCGGTACCTACGCGATCACCTGCTCCCGCATGGCTGGGATCACGTGGTGGTGGATATCCAGTGGTACGAACCCACCGCCGACACCGCCGGGTATCACGAGGGCGCCGTGCTCGATCTGGACGCCAACGGACGTCCCATGCCCTCGGTCAACCGCTTCCCCTCGGCGGCGGACGGGGCGGGCTTCGCGCCCTTGGCCGCACGAATCCACGAGATGGGCCTGCGGTTCGGACTGCACATCCTGCGCGGTATCCCGAGACAGGCCGTCGCGCAACGGCTGCCGATCCTGGGCACCGACTGGACCGCCGCGGACGTGGCCGACCACGATCACGTGTGTCCGTGGAACCCGGACAACCTCGGGCTCGACCACGAACACCCCGGCGCGCAGGCCTACTACGACTCGCTGCTGGCCCGGTTCGCGGAGTGGGGCGTGGACTACGTCAAGGCCGACGACATGCTCGCCCCCTATCACGCCGCCGAGATCGCCGCGTTCTCCCGGGCGATCGAGGCCAGCGGCAGGCCGATGGTGCTCAGTCTCTCCCCTGGCACGGACCTGGGGCTGGAACATCTCGATCATCTCGTCCAACACAGCGATGTGTGGCGGATCTCCGACGATCTGTGGGACCGGTGGCCGCTGGTCTACGACCAGTTCGAGCGGATGGCGCGGTGGGCGCCTCATGCCGGGCAAGGCCGGTGGCCCGACGCCGACATGCTGCCACTGGGCCGGATCGGGATCCGGGCCCACGGTGGCGATGATCGACGCTCCCGGCTGACCCGCGACGAGCAGCGCAGCCTGATGGCGCTCTGGGCGATGGCCCGCTCCCCGCTGATGTTCGGCGGGGATCTACCCAGCAACGACGACTGGACACTCGGGCTGCTCACCAACGACGCGCTGCTCGCGATCACCAAGGACAGCGTCGACAACCGACAGCATCGCCGCGAGGGGGAGCTCGTGGTGTGGACGGCGTCGAGTGGGGATGGCCGGATCCGCTACGTCGCGCAGTTCAACCTCGGGGACGTCCCGGCGGATTCGACGGTCCAGGCGGCGGAGCTGGGTACGGACGCCGACGATCTCGTCGTCGACATCCTCGGCTCCGGCACGCCTGTCCGGTTGGGGGTGAGTCGCCGGACCCCGCTGCCGCCGCACGGCTGTGTGCTGTGGGCGATCAGCTCGAGTTGA
- a CDS encoding glycoside hydrolase family 43 protein: MSDGRSRWIRRAGVAVCVMAALILSGVPAHARQDDTFRNPLYAQDGADPWLTFHNGRYYLSGTYNSSEIAMRSAPTLAGLRDAEPVVVWRGDDPSRCCYFWAPEFRLLDGPNGRRWYLHYSAGVSGTADHQRMHVLESAGDDPMGPYTYRGKLNPPGEDVWSIDGSYLEIPGRGLYFLWSEWGPDSQENWIAPMSDPWTISGAKRLLSTPQYSWETSGLRVNEAPVAVQHAGRTHVVYSASYCGTPDYKLGLLTLVGSDPLSPGAWVKHREPVFERSDSAGVFGPGHNGFFTSPDGTEDWIVYHAQDRESGGCGQGRTIRAQRFEWNRDGTPNFGSPVGLGVELAAPSGEGRRQPTSADFSSTPWLVSPVKVTAAGRHRRSLDTIRVDHLG, translated from the coding sequence ATGAGTGATGGCCGATCGCGCTGGATACGCCGGGCCGGAGTCGCGGTCTGCGTCATGGCCGCTCTGATCCTCAGCGGCGTCCCCGCCCACGCCCGCCAGGACGACACCTTCCGCAATCCCCTTTACGCCCAGGACGGTGCCGACCCGTGGTTGACCTTCCACAATGGCCGGTACTACCTCAGCGGCACCTACAACTCCTCCGAGATCGCGATGCGCAGCGCGCCGACCCTGGCCGGACTGCGCGACGCCGAACCTGTCGTGGTGTGGCGTGGTGACGACCCCTCGCGGTGCTGCTACTTCTGGGCGCCGGAGTTCCGTCTCCTGGACGGACCGAACGGCCGCCGCTGGTACCTGCACTACAGCGCGGGCGTGAGCGGTACGGCCGACCATCAACGGATGCACGTCCTGGAGAGTGCGGGCGACGATCCGATGGGCCCCTACACCTATCGGGGAAAACTCAACCCTCCCGGCGAGGACGTCTGGTCGATCGACGGTAGCTATCTGGAGATCCCCGGTCGGGGCCTGTACTTCCTCTGGTCCGAATGGGGCCCCGACTCGCAGGAGAACTGGATCGCCCCGATGAGCGATCCCTGGACCATCAGCGGTGCCAAACGACTGCTGTCCACCCCGCAGTACTCGTGGGAGACCAGCGGACTACGCGTCAACGAGGCCCCGGTGGCCGTGCAGCACGCGGGGCGCACCCACGTCGTCTACTCCGCCAGCTACTGCGGAACACCGGACTACAAACTGGGGCTGTTGACACTGGTCGGTAGCGACCCACTGTCGCCGGGCGCCTGGGTCAAACATCGTGAGCCGGTGTTCGAACGATCGGACTCCGCCGGGGTGTTCGGGCCGGGTCACAACGGCTTCTTCACCTCCCCGGACGGCACCGAGGACTGGATCGTCTATCACGCCCAGGACCGGGAGTCCGGCGGCTGCGGCCAGGGCCGCACCATCCGGGCCCAGCGCTTCGAGTGGAACCGGGACGGCACCCCGAACTTCGGCAGCCCGGTCGGGCTCGGCGTGGAACTGGCCGCACCCTCCGGTGAGGGCAGGCGGCAGCCGACCTCCGCCGACTTCTCCAGCACGCCGTGGCTGGTCTCCCCGGTGAAGGTCACGGCGGCCGGTCGGCATCGCCGGTCGCTGGACACCATCCGGGTCGACCACCTGGGCTGA
- a CDS encoding NYN domain-containing protein: MDRCAIFVDAGYLYAEGGRLCRQTTSRSALLLNPEPFLGLMHSVAQTLTGLPVLRTYWYDAARGGHRTSEQRAIAVLPDVKLRLGRLNGSGQQKGVDALIYRDMIMLAQRGAVSDVLLVSGDEDLREGVRTAQDHGVRVVLVGIEAESGKYNQSEELVFESDRLHSLTKEELTPVFDLRPPPAPPSLPVSMSDPLSIEGEAAATSATATNPFQAMLTPRAASAEFTARWLANSSSEEIADLLSRRPSIPHALDQGLRAHVEQALGIDLQEQEQTRRDVRSAFWGVVTASTDPRLP; the protein is encoded by the coding sequence ATGGATCGATGTGCGATCTTCGTCGACGCAGGCTATCTCTACGCCGAGGGCGGACGGTTGTGTCGGCAGACGACGTCCCGTTCGGCGCTGCTGCTCAACCCGGAGCCCTTCCTTGGCCTGATGCACTCGGTCGCGCAGACCTTGACCGGGCTCCCGGTGCTGCGCACCTATTGGTACGACGCTGCCAGGGGCGGGCATCGGACCAGCGAACAGCGGGCCATCGCGGTGCTGCCCGACGTGAAGCTACGGCTGGGCAGGCTCAACGGCAGTGGCCAGCAGAAGGGCGTCGACGCCCTCATCTACCGCGACATGATCATGCTGGCCCAGCGGGGTGCCGTCAGCGATGTACTGCTGGTCAGTGGGGACGAGGACCTGCGCGAGGGGGTTCGCACCGCGCAGGACCACGGGGTCCGGGTGGTGCTCGTCGGGATCGAGGCCGAGAGCGGGAAGTACAACCAGTCCGAGGAACTGGTCTTCGAATCCGACCGGCTGCACAGCCTGACCAAGGAGGAGCTGACGCCGGTCTTCGATCTCCGGCCGCCGCCCGCTCCGCCGAGCCTGCCGGTCTCGATGTCGGATCCGCTCTCGATCGAGGGGGAGGCCGCAGCGACGTCGGCCACCGCCACCAACCCGTTCCAGGCCATGCTCACGCCGCGAGCGGCCTCGGCCGAGTTCACCGCCCGCTGGCTGGCCAACAGTTCCAGCGAGGAGATCGCGGATCTGCTGTCCCGCAGGCCAAGCATCCCCCATGCGCTCGATCAGGGTCTTCGAGCCCACGTCGAGCAGGCGCTCGGGATCGACCTCCAGGAACAGGAGCAGACGCGCCGGGATGTCCGGTCGGCCTTCTGGGGTGTGGTCACGGCCAGCACCGACCCCCGGCTGCCCTGA
- a CDS encoding DUF7711 family protein, with the protein MPRSGITGSTDRCCCGTRTTASARMRWRHCGPVGARRSGPSRPPAQEYRDRVDAELAVSLAALGERTRHYEDRRFKPGKLEPVADALWRVSAGYLDVEASARARDLD; encoded by the coding sequence ATGCCCCGGTCTGGAATCACCGGATCGACCGACCGGTGTTGTTGTGGAACGCGGACGACGGCATCCGCCAGGATGCGCTGGAGGCACTGCGGGCCGGTCGGGGCTCGGAGATCCGGCCCGTCGCGGCCCCCCGCACAGGAGTACCGGGATCGGGTGGACGCCGAGCTCGCGGTGAGCCTGGCCGCGCTCGGGGAGCGGACCCGGCATTACGAGGACCGCCGCTTCAAGCCGGGGAAACTCGAACCGGTGGCCGATGCGCTCTGGCGGGTCAGCGCCGGATATCTGGATGTGGAGGCTTCGGCACGGGCACGGGACCTCGACTGA
- a CDS encoding NB-ARC domain-containing protein, protein MNGARSAMDGAHPDRSGTDPAVGNSADNVGGSVIQVGTVHGGVTVALPAQQIPVPQQIPLGGLGRFVNRVAELSAVDEVLGDAGADSAWIVVLTGLAGVGKSALARRWSRDARDRFPGGQLYIDYSTRRTEAGTAVSDAVGECLRALGVHPEHIPPGLAERTALYRTKTANRPVLVLLDDVTEVAHVEPLVPNSPGSAVVVTCTERLSEAAFETDARVVVLDPLDGAGGVQLLSQLCGASRVAEEPAAAEQLVRLCGGLPIALRVVAARLVARPQLNLADLVTELSDERSRLRALSARGERTVSTVFEHSYRGLSTEAALMYRRLALLPGPDCTLDTATLAADVDEQTARAALAALLDANLLTEQPDERYRLHDLLRLHAAERAAQEEPERANLLALLRASAEIGWDERAWQLAEAIVPLYLNRRNLEDWIESSEIGADAARRVGHPAAEARLRSLVSRAYTDLGEHERAGTELSKALELAESAGGRRLLASVWEFLGRHRDIVDPSGAIEAYRRSIELNVAVGEPRGAALGRYFLGRTLQATNRPGEALGELYAARDSLAALGDRRMTARVLVALGLLHTAIGDDELAEAELTEAADTFVERGAVHYEAAARRALADLAEQRQDRAGAHRQLTRLLAIEIETGGPEVAVVQARLARLTD, encoded by the coding sequence ATGAATGGGGCGAGGTCGGCGATGGACGGAGCACACCCGGACCGATCGGGCACCGACCCCGCAGTCGGCAACTCGGCGGACAACGTGGGCGGCTCGGTGATCCAGGTCGGCACCGTCCACGGTGGGGTGACCGTTGCCCTGCCCGCCCAGCAGATCCCTGTGCCACAGCAGATTCCGCTGGGTGGCCTTGGCCGGTTCGTCAACCGTGTCGCCGAGTTGTCCGCGGTCGACGAGGTTCTCGGCGACGCGGGAGCGGACTCGGCGTGGATCGTGGTCCTCACCGGCCTTGCGGGCGTCGGCAAGAGCGCGCTGGCCCGCCGGTGGTCGCGCGATGCGCGGGATCGCTTCCCCGGCGGTCAGCTCTACATCGACTACTCCACTCGCCGCACCGAGGCGGGCACCGCCGTCTCCGACGCCGTGGGCGAGTGTCTCCGTGCCCTCGGAGTCCATCCCGAACACATTCCTCCCGGGCTGGCCGAGCGGACCGCGTTGTACCGGACCAAGACGGCGAACCGTCCGGTCCTGGTACTGCTCGACGACGTCACCGAGGTCGCCCACGTCGAGCCATTGGTGCCCAACAGCCCGGGCAGCGCGGTGGTCGTCACCTGCACCGAACGTCTCAGCGAGGCGGCCTTCGAGACCGATGCGCGCGTCGTGGTGCTCGATCCGCTCGACGGTGCGGGCGGTGTGCAGCTGCTCTCCCAGCTCTGTGGAGCATCCCGGGTGGCCGAGGAACCGGCGGCGGCCGAGCAATTGGTCCGGCTCTGCGGCGGACTGCCCATCGCACTGCGGGTCGTGGCCGCCCGGCTGGTCGCCAGACCACAGCTGAACCTTGCCGACCTGGTGACCGAGCTGTCCGACGAGCGCAGCAGGCTGCGTGCCCTGTCAGCGAGAGGAGAGCGCACGGTGTCCACCGTTTTCGAACATTCCTATCGAGGCCTGTCCACCGAGGCCGCCCTGATGTACCGACGGCTCGCCCTGTTGCCGGGGCCGGACTGCACCCTCGACACCGCGACCCTGGCCGCCGATGTCGACGAACAGACCGCCCGGGCCGCGCTGGCCGCGTTGCTCGACGCGAACCTCCTCACCGAACAACCCGACGAGCGGTACCGGCTGCATGATCTGTTGCGATTGCACGCCGCCGAACGAGCAGCGCAGGAGGAGCCCGAACGCGCCAACCTACTCGCGCTGCTACGCGCCTCCGCTGAGATCGGTTGGGACGAGCGTGCCTGGCAACTCGCCGAGGCGATCGTGCCCCTCTACCTGAACCGGCGGAATCTCGAAGACTGGATCGAGTCCAGCGAGATCGGAGCCGACGCCGCTCGCCGCGTCGGTCACCCGGCGGCCGAGGCCAGACTGCGCAGCCTGGTCTCCCGCGCCTACACCGACCTCGGCGAGCACGAACGGGCAGGCACGGAGCTGTCGAAGGCGCTGGAGTTGGCCGAGTCGGCCGGTGGTCGGCGGCTGCTCGCCTCGGTTTGGGAGTTCCTCGGCAGGCACCGAGACATCGTGGACCCGTCCGGGGCGATCGAGGCCTATCGGCGCTCCATCGAGCTGAACGTGGCGGTCGGCGAGCCGAGGGGTGCGGCACTGGGACGGTACTTCCTGGGCCGCACCCTGCAGGCGACCAACCGCCCCGGCGAGGCTCTCGGCGAGCTCTACGCGGCCAGGGACAGCCTTGCCGCACTGGGCGATCGGCGGATGACCGCTCGGGTACTCGTCGCTCTGGGGCTGCTGCATACCGCGATCGGCGATGACGAACTCGCGGAGGCGGAACTGACCGAGGCCGCCGACACCTTCGTCGAACGCGGCGCCGTGCATTACGAGGCGGCTGCCCGCCGGGCACTGGCCGACCTCGCCGAGCAACGGCAGGACCGGGCAGGCGCCCATCGCCAGCTCACCCGACTACTGGCCATCGAGATCGAGACCGGCGGTCCCGAGGTGGCGGTAGTGCAGGCGCGGTTGGCGCGGCTCACGGACTGA
- a CDS encoding NAD(P)H-binding protein produces the protein MRADDPILVIGATGNVGRQVVTQLNDQGVPVRALTRNPATAGLPTEVDVREGDLTDQASLIPALAGIRAVFLVWPLDNADHAPEVISAIAAHTRRIVYLSSSGVDEHAERQADPINQFHADLEATIQAQDLEWTFLRAGGFAANDLGWATEIRSTGMVRDPFPSATRAVLHEADIAAAGIRALLGTEHIGGKPVLIGTETLSNAQRVQIIGEVIGRPIQLEEISRQDAREQMLAEGWPADLVDGLLAAHAEMEVAVEVLDATLVEIIGRPARTYREWVTDHLADFR, from the coding sequence ATGCGGGCTGACGACCCGATCCTGGTGATCGGCGCGACGGGCAACGTCGGCAGACAGGTCGTGACCCAGCTGAACGATCAGGGCGTGCCCGTCCGCGCACTGACCCGCAACCCGGCAACGGCCGGACTCCCGACCGAGGTCGACGTGCGAGAGGGTGATCTCACAGACCAGGCGAGCCTGATTCCAGCGCTGGCCGGGATTCGCGCGGTCTTCCTGGTCTGGCCGCTGGACAACGCCGACCACGCTCCCGAGGTGATCTCGGCGATCGCCGCCCACACCCGACGGATCGTCTATCTGTCCTCCAGCGGCGTCGACGAGCACGCCGAACGACAGGCGGACCCGATCAACCAGTTCCATGCCGATCTCGAGGCCACGATCCAGGCGCAGGATCTCGAATGGACGTTCCTGCGGGCCGGGGGATTCGCCGCCAACGACCTCGGATGGGCGACGGAGATCCGTTCGACGGGCATGGTCCGAGATCCATTCCCCTCGGCCACCCGGGCCGTGCTGCACGAGGCCGATATCGCCGCCGCAGGCATTCGCGCGCTTCTCGGTACGGAACACATCGGCGGCAAACCCGTACTCATCGGCACGGAGACTTTGAGTAACGCCCAGCGGGTGCAGATCATCGGAGAGGTCATCGGCAGGCCGATCCAACTCGAGGAGATCTCCAGACAGGACGCTCGGGAACAGATGCTCGCCGAGGGATGGCCCGCCGATCTGGTCGATGGCCTGCTCGCTGCCCATGCCGAGATGGAGGTGGCAGTGGAGGTGCTCGACGCCACGCTGGTGGAGATCATCGGACGCCCGGCACGCACCTATCGGGAGTGGGTGACCGACCACCTCGCCGACTTCCGCTGA
- a CDS encoding DUF4352 domain-containing protein, with translation MHAYPHPATPTPQPPRRKRRILPLTVGIVVGLVLVGAILGLGTEENDGPGEIDPAFGAGVDATAQVGIGSTVRDGSFEFSVREVESGVASIGSDYTESVAQGAYVLVHLTVGNIGDEAQLLADSNQVLIDENGRRFDADTGAAVISLRGNDTFLNNINPGNTVEGTLVFDMPVDAQPVAIELHDSPFSGGVTVDLTN, from the coding sequence ATGCACGCATATCCGCACCCCGCCACGCCCACTCCCCAGCCACCACGCCGCAAACGGCGCATCCTGCCGCTGACCGTCGGAATCGTGGTGGGCCTCGTCCTCGTCGGCGCGATTCTCGGCCTCGGTACCGAAGAGAACGACGGCCCCGGTGAGATCGACCCCGCGTTCGGGGCAGGCGTCGATGCGACGGCGCAGGTGGGCATCGGTTCCACGGTTCGCGACGGATCCTTCGAATTCTCGGTGCGCGAGGTGGAGTCGGGCGTGGCCAGCATCGGCAGTGACTACACCGAATCGGTCGCCCAAGGGGCATATGTGCTGGTCCACCTGACCGTCGGCAACATCGGCGACGAGGCGCAGCTCCTCGCCGACAGCAATCAGGTGCTGATCGACGAGAACGGCCGGAGATTCGATGCCGATACCGGTGCGGCGGTCATCAGCCTCAGGGGTAATGACACCTTCCTGAACAACATCAACCCCGGGAACACCGTCGAGGGCACCCTCGTCTTCGATATGCCCGTTGACGCGCAACCGGTCGCGATCGAGCTGCACGATTCGCCGTTCTCCGGTGGCGTCACGGTGGATCTGACGAACTGA
- a CDS encoding phosphatidylinositol-specific phospholipase C domain-containing protein has product MFTHPVPPIRRLSATTRRVTAFTAAALTAATMMTAALSGSALAESDQVETRAFTGSTAVGLHNAYEKSGFPYLADVLDSGAALIELDVWTDELLGTWRVSHELFGASSNCVGASDAGGLRTGDRDQDLIGCLDDIRAWRSVNPGHRPIVFKIEMKDGFYDRGGMGPAAFDALVADRLGDAVFTPADLLAHAGGAADLEQAVTTAGWPSRDELAGRVLIELIPGTFEQGNPFDTLWTDEEYSRHLRDLAAAGELASAQAFPAVLGAEAGDPRERYEDTSLRPWFVVYDGSANAYVTGGIDTGWYRERNYLLIMTAAHEVAPAIDSVAPDEQAALDRVAQLAEADASIITSDWRSSTLLSTVVPRG; this is encoded by the coding sequence GTGTTCACTCACCCGGTACCACCGATCAGACGGTTATCGGCGACGACCCGGCGCGTAACGGCGTTCACTGCGGCTGCGCTGACTGCGGCGACGATGATGACGGCGGCCCTGTCGGGTTCGGCACTGGCCGAGTCGGATCAGGTCGAGACCCGTGCATTCACCGGTTCGACCGCCGTGGGCCTGCACAATGCCTACGAGAAGAGCGGATTCCCGTACCTGGCCGACGTCCTCGACTCGGGTGCGGCACTCATCGAGCTGGATGTGTGGACGGACGAGCTGCTCGGAACCTGGCGGGTCAGCCACGAACTGTTCGGCGCCAGTAGCAACTGCGTGGGCGCCAGTGATGCGGGCGGCCTGCGCACCGGAGATCGCGATCAGGACCTCATCGGCTGTCTGGACGACATTCGAGCCTGGCGGAGTGTCAACCCCGGCCACCGTCCGATCGTGTTCAAGATCGAGATGAAGGACGGCTTCTACGACCGGGGCGGCATGGGCCCGGCGGCCTTCGACGCCTTGGTGGCCGACCGACTCGGTGACGCCGTGTTCACCCCGGCCGACCTGCTGGCCCATGCGGGCGGTGCCGCCGACCTCGAGCAGGCGGTTACCACAGCGGGCTGGCCGAGCCGTGACGAGCTGGCAGGCCGGGTGTTGATCGAGCTGATCCCCGGCACCTTCGAGCAGGGCAACCCCTTCGACACCCTGTGGACGGACGAGGAATACTCGCGGCACCTGCGCGACCTGGCCGCCGCAGGCGAACTCGCCAGCGCGCAGGCGTTTCCGGCAGTCCTCGGTGCCGAGGCAGGCGACCCCCGCGAGCGTTATGAGGACACCAGCCTTCGCCCGTGGTTCGTCGTCTACGACGGCAGTGCCAACGCCTACGTCACCGGCGGAATCGACACCGGGTGGTACCGCGAGCGGAACTATCTGCTGATCATGACTGCGGCCCACGAGGTCGCCCCCGCGATCGACTCGGTGGCCCCCGACGAGCAGGCGGCCTTGGACCGTGTCGCGCAGCTCGCCGAGGCCGACGCCAGCATCATCACCAGCGACTGGCGTTCCTCGACGCTGCTGTCCACCGTGGTCCCACGAGGCTGA